A single Anopheles maculipalpis chromosome 3RL, idAnoMacuDA_375_x, whole genome shotgun sequence DNA region contains:
- the LOC126565264 gene encoding derlin-1 — translation MSDFQTWYKQVPPFTRIWLTATVGISLLAKIGLLPVGYLILQQAPLFYKLQLWRPMTAVLFYPLNPGTGFHFMMNCFFLYNYSLRLESDHYKQKPGDYFYMLFFNWILCVIVGLVMDLPILMDPMVLSVLYVWCKLNQDVIVSFWFGMRFKAMYLPWVLLGMNMILSSGSIFSLVGIFVGHAYYFLKFSYPSELGGASLIETPFFIKRYFPDVQGGTHGFGVPPVGQRPVPQQQQADMAGFRHAWGRGHTLGRN, via the exons ATGAGCGATTTCCAAACTTGGTACAAACAAGTGCCGCCTTTTACACGGATCTGGCTGACGGCCACGGTCGGTATTTCGTTGCTGGCCAAAATTGGATTACTGCCTGTTGGTTATCTTATCCTGCAGCAAGCCCCGCTATTCTACAAACTACAG CTATGGAGGCCAATGACAGCAGTACTGTTCTACCCACTGAATCCCGGGACCGGATTTCATTTTATGATGAATTGCTTTTTCCTGTACAATTACTCGTTGCGGCTAGAGTCGGATCATTACAAACAAAAGCCTGGTGACTATTTTTATATGCTCTTTTTCAACTGGATCCTGTGCGTGATCGTTGGTCTGGTG ATGGATCTGCCCATTCTGATGGATCCGATGGTACTTTCAGTCTTGTACGTTTGGTGCAAACTAAATCAGGATGTAATCGTTAGCTTCTGGTTCGGAATGCGTTTCAAGGCGATGTACCTTCCGTGGGTGCTGCTCGGCATGAACATGATACTGTCCTCGGG AAGCATATTTTCGCTGGTGGGCATCTTCGTTGGACACGCTTACTACTTCCTCAAGTTTAGTTATCCCAGCGAGCTGGGAGGAGCCAGCCTCATTGAAACGCCATTCTTCATCAAACGCTACTTTCCCGATGTGCAGGGAGGCACGCACGGATTCGGTGTACCGCCGGTCGGTCAGCGTCCGGtaccacaacagcagcaagccgATATGGCCGGTTTCCGCCATGCGTGGGGCCGTGGACATACGCTTGGACGCAATTAG
- the LOC126565110 gene encoding protein ABHD11 yields MFSYPVCRIIKTSFRSLHLSAARLSRPVPVPLSFTRYENNVSDSNAPPVLVLHGLFGSKSNWNSLAKAFHKNTKPVRKIYAIDARNHGDSPHTDEHSYDHMVEDLVQLYKTLGIQQSSIIGHSMGGRAMMLLALKYPELVEKAIIVDISPSTGLGTSNTNIPLFLQSMKMIQISSEATIHQARKIADEQLSRIVAEKPLRDFLITNLVKGEKESGGKFRWRINLQSLERNFNSGVATFPQLTGVKFLGPTLFIAGGRSDYVKPADVPLIKQLFPNSEITYVKDAGHWVHSEKSTEFAKLVLNFLNE; encoded by the exons ATGTTTTCATATCCAGTGTGTAGGATCATAAAAACGTCCTTTCGTTCGTTACACCTTAGCGCAGCGCGCCTTTCCCGTCCAGTGCCGGTTCCACTTTCCTTCACGCGATACGAAAACAACGTGTCGGACAGCAATGCACCACCGGTTCTCGTGCTTCACGGACTGTTTGGGTCAAAGTCGAACTGGAACAGTTTGGCCAAGGCGTTTCATAAGAATACCAAACCCGTCCGAAAG ATATACGCCATCGATGCACGTAATCATGGAGACAGTCCACACACGGATGAACACTCGTACGACCATATGGTGGAAGATTTGGTCCAGCTCTACAAAACCTTGGGCATTCAGCAATCTTCCATCATCGGGCATAGCATGGGAGGACGTGCGATGATGCTTTTAGCATTGAAATAT CCCGAATTGGTCGAAAAAGCAATCATTGTGGACATTTCACCCAGCACCGGACTTGGCACGAGCAACACAAACATCCCGCTGTTCCTGCAATCGATGAAAATGATTCAAATATCATCCGAAGCCACCATTCACCAGGCGCGAAAAATTGCCGACGAACAGTTAAGCCGTATCGTGGCAGAAAAGCCACTGCGAGATTTTCTAATCACGAATCTGGTAAAGGGAGAAAAGGAAAGTGGAGGTAAATTTCGGTGGCGCATCAATCTGCAGTCGTTGGAGCGTAATTTCAATAGTGGAGTCGCAACGTTTCCGCAACTGACCGGCGTGAAATTCCTAGGACCAACGTTATTCATCGCTGGTGGTCGATCGGATTACGTGAA GCCGGCAGATGTCCCTCTAATAAAGCAATTGTTCCCCAATTCGGAAATTACGTACGTGAAGGATGCCGGCCATTGGGTTCATAGCGAAAAGTCGACCGAGTTTGCCAAGCTCGTACTGAACTTTCTCAACGAATAG